One genomic region from Bacillus rossius redtenbacheri isolate Brsri chromosome 6, Brsri_v3, whole genome shotgun sequence encodes:
- the LOC134532634 gene encoding protein FAM219A codes for MRHDVDDSGIESDPRSQPTLDDKLFMGSDSSCSSTAVATPQRNIKQLHKKLEQRIEQAKKTQRIQEYKKNASLIPIQRLPVPHKSNSAREQQPLVDWQSDDSDDDVNFFPLARIKDGKQELTDTFSIEALDVSPDEDDLDLLPPQPVYERRLCCVVPSGWRCVLI; via the exons ATGAGACACGATGTGGACGACAGCGGCATCGAAAGTGATCCAAGGTCGCAGCCAACACTGGATGATAAGCTCTTCATG GGCAGCGACAGCTCATGCAGTAGCACGGCCGTGGCGACTCCTCAGCGCAACATCAAGCAGCTGCACAAGAAGCTAG AACAGAGAATAGAGCAAGCCAAGAAGACTCAGAGGATCCAGGAGTACAAGAAGAATGCCAGCCTGATCCCGATACAGAGGCTGCCCGTTCCGCACAAGTCGAACAGCGCCCGTGAGCAGCAGCCGCTGGTCGACTGGCAGTCGGACGACAG TGACGATGATGTAAACTTCTTCCCGCTTGCCCGCATCAAGGATGGAAAGCAAGAATTGACGGACACTTTCAGCATTGAGGCCCTGGACGTGTCTCCAGATGAAGATGACCTAGATCTCCTGCCACCACAGCCCGTGTACGAGCGCCGCCTGTGCTGCGTGGTTCCATCTGGCTGGCGCTGTGTGCTCATATGA
- the LOC134532635 gene encoding lysM and putative peptidoglycan-binding domain-containing protein 3, with product MMKRNSFLSKSHDGQRRSRWDRAQSGGGYSLLATDESSGDGDHLPLESFRQELCLEKQLQPGDTLQSLALQFNCSTAELKRVNRILKENEIFALRVVKIPARCYSLLTERLPGVHTAACSSEGPQDVSTQLHAPGAPARDVQAAGDAPSVTCLDGAPEPEETDASAGGARLNGADWGLSWLALLLCVLGLGFVGPVLYVLYIALAAHRKN from the exons GTGGGACAGAGCCCAGAGCGGAGGGGGCTACTCCTTGCTGGCGACAGACGAGTCCTCAGGTGACGGAGACCACCTCCCCCTCGAAAGCTTCAGGCAGGAGCTGTGTCTGGAAAAACAGCTACAACCGGGCGACACACTGCAATCTCTTGCTTTGCAGTTCAACTGTTCG ACGGCCGAGCTGAAGAGAGTCAACCGAATCCTGAAAGAGAACGAGATCTTTGCGCTGCGCGTGGTGAAGATCCCGGCGCGCTGCTACTCGCTGCTGACGGAGCGGCTGCCGGGCGTGCACACGGCCGCCTGCTCCTCGGAGGGTCCCCAGGATGTGTCGACGCAGCTCCACGCCCCCGGCGCTCCCGCACGGGACGTGCAGGCGGCAGGCGACGCCCCCAGCGTGACGTGCCTGGACGGCGCGCCTGAGCCGGAGGAGACGGACGCCTCAGCCGGCGGAGCGCGGCTCAACGGGGCGGACTGGGGCCTGTCCTGGCTCGCGCTGCTGCTGTGTGTCCTGGGGCTAGGCTTCGTTGGCCCGGTGCTGTATGTGCTGTACATCGCCCTTGCCGCGCACAGGAAGAACTGA